One region of Oryzias latipes chromosome 6, ASM223467v1 genomic DNA includes:
- the LOC101171241 gene encoding achaete-scute homolog 1b, with amino-acid sequence METATITTTQTAFTFGLSERHATLSLHAPAQDAVSAVLPDSSAAGYQSKTKVLKRQRSSSPELLRCKRRLSFNGLGYSIPQQQPVAVARRNERERNRVKQVNMGFQTLRQHVPNGAANKKMSKVETLRSAVEYIRALQQLLDEHDAVSAAFQCGLPSPTLSNSYSADPESPHSTYSSDEGGYEPLSSEEQELLDFTTWFDRY; translated from the coding sequence ATGGAAACTGCGACCATCACCACCACGCAGACAGCATTTACCTTTGGACTAAGCGAAAGACACGCCACCCTCAGCCTGCACGCCCCGGCCCAGGACGCAGTGTCCGCAGTTCTCCCGGACTCCAGCGCTGCAGGCTACCAGAGTAAAACCAAGGTGCTGAAGAGACAGCGCTCCAGCTCTCCGGAACTCCTCAGATGCAAGCGGCGCCTGAGCTTCAACGGTCTTGGCTACTCCATCCCACAGCAGCAACCCGTGGCAGTTGCCAGACGAAACGAAAGGGAGAGGAACCGGGTCAAACAGGTCAACATGGGTTTCCAGACGCTGCGTCAACACGTGCCCAACGGCGCTGCCAACAAGAAGATGAGCAAAGTGGAGACTCTGAGGTCCGCGGTGGAGTACATCAGGGCTTTACAGCAACTTCTTGATGAGCATGACGCCGTTTCGGCCGCATTTCAGTGCGGACTGCCATCCCCGACCCTCTCCAACAGCTACTCAGCCGACCCGGAGTCGCCTCATTCCACCTACTCATCAGACGAAGGTGGCTATGAGCCTCTGAGCTCTGAAGAACAGGAACTGTTGGACTTTACGACCTGGTTTGACAGGTACTGA